Within Clostridia bacterium, the genomic segment TCGCGCATCGCGAACGCATTTCGCTGCGGGAGATTTCCGCCGAGAGCGAACACATCGAGCACATAAAGCAGTAGAAATACCAGGCATCCGGCGAGCGTGACTGCCGTGGTTCCGCGTCGCGCCTGTGGCTTTCACGCCTGATACAATCAGTTCAAATCAGTTATCAAGCGGCGTCGCAAGACGCCGAATTATCACGGTCATACCCATGAAATGTCCTTTTTGCGGCTTTGAAAATGACAAAGTCGTTGACTCGCGAGAGAGCAAGGAAGGCGAGTCCATTCGCCGTCGCCGCGAGTGCCTGAAGTGCGAGAAGCGCTTCACCACCTACGAGCGTATCGACGAGATTCCGTACATGGTGGTCAAGAAGGATGGTCGCCGTGAGAAGTTCGACCGCCAGAAGGTACTCAACGGCCTGCTTCGAGCGTGCGAAAAGAGGCCTGTCTCAATCGGCAAGCTGGAGCAGATCGTAAACGAAGCGGAAGCCTTCGTGATCGATTCGGCGGAACGCGAGCGCAAGACCAGCGAAGTGGGCGAACTCATTATGAATCGCCTGAAGAACATCGACAAAGTCGCGTACGTACGCTTTGCGTCGGTGTATCTCGACTTCAAGGACGTGCAGGAGTTCATGTCCGAATTGCAGGATTTGCTGAAGAGCAAGGAAGGCCGCGACGCGGCAGCCAGGCTGGCGGGGCCCGTGAAAGCCAAGGCCGGACACTAAGACTCCCGTCCACCAAACACACGAGTAAGAAAGATACGGATCCGTACAGATGACGCACAAAGTTACGCTGATTCCAGGCGACGGCATTGGCCCGGAAGTTACGAGGGCAGCAGTTCGCATTCTTGAAGCGACCGGGGTGAAGTTCGAGTGGGAATCGTACCAGGCCGGCGCTGAAGCTTTTGAGAAGTACGGCGAGTATCTCCCGCACCAACTGCTGGAGTCGGTGGAGCGCACTCGCGTCGCGTTGAAGGGACCGGTAAGCACGCCGATCGGCGGCGGCTTTTCGAGTATTAACGTTCAGCTTCGTAAGCACTTCGAACTGTTTGCCAATTTTCGCCCGATCCGCAACCTGCCCAACGTTCCAACTCGCTACCCGGGCGTGGACCTCATCATCGTTCGCGAAAACACGGAGGGACTGTATTCGGGAATCGAGCACGAAGTAGTGCCGGGAGTCGTTGAAAGCCTGAAGATCATCACCGAGAAGGCCTCTACGCGCATTGCCAAGTGGGCCTTTGCATACGCCCGTGCACGCGGACGGAAGAAGATTCATGCCATCCACAAAGCCAATATCATGAAGCTTTCGGACGGCTTGTTCATACGCTGTTCGCGCAACGTTTCGAAGGACTATCCCGAAATCACGTACGGCGAGCACATTGTGGACAACACCTGCATGCAACTGGTCACGAATCCATACCAGTACGACATGCTGCTGCTCGAGAATCTCTATGGCGACATCATCAGTGACCTCTGCGCCGCTTTCGTCGGCGGTCTGGGCCTGGTGCCGGGTGCGAACATCGGCCACGAGTGCGCCATCTTTGAGGCGGTTCACGGCTCCGCGCCGGACATCGCGGGGCGCGACATTGCAAATCCGACGGCGATTCTGCGCTCGGGTGTGCTGATGCTGCGCCACCTCGGCGAGCAGGATGCCGCCGACAAAATTCGTCATGGGCTGGAAGTCGTTTATGGCGAGAAGACGCACATCACACGTGACATGGGTGGTATCGCCGGCACGAGTGAGTTCGCGGACGCAATCATTGCCGCCATGGAAACCTTTGTCCCCACTACGGATCGACAGGAACAGGAAGTGTAGTCCGGCTTGGCACGGCGTTCAGGGCACGGCTTATCGCCGTGCCCTTTCTGCTTGCGTCGGGACTCGTCGGGCGGCAGCGCGACTTTGTATCCGCGACTTTGTCTCGAAGACACGGGTCTTGATGACCTTGGGTCGATGTAAGATACCGTGTTTGTGGGGACGGCTCTGATGTCATTAGGAGGTACTTGGTGATGAGGTTTACTCCGGTGGCTATGCTCTGCGCGAGCGTGCTTGTGTTTGCGGCAGGTTGCAGCAACAACGGCCAGCAGGCGAGCCAGCAGCAACAGACGAAGGCGGAAGCGCCCGCTATGAAAATCGATCCCGCAACCGCCGCGACCCTCAGAGGAGTCGTCAAGTTTGCAGGATCACCGAAGGCAACGGCGATCGACATGAGTATGGATCCTGCTTGCGGCGCCAAAGCACAGCAGTCGGAGTCTGTCGTCGTAGACAACGGCAAACTGGCTAATACCCTGGTTTACGTCAAAGCAGGACTTGGGAATTACACCTTTGAGACGCCAAAGGCGGAAGCCATCATTGACCAGAGCGGTTGTCGCTACCATCCGCACGTGCTGGCGGTGATGGTGAACCAGCCAGTCACAATCCTGAACAGCGATAATGCCATGCACAACGTCCATCCCACGCCGAAGCAGAACGGGAACAAGGAGTGGAACCGGTCACAGGGACCGAAGGCAGAGCCGCTCCGAACCAGCTTTTCGGCATCCGAAATCATGTTGCCGCTGAAGTGCAACCAGCATCCCTGGATGAGGATGTATATAAGCGTGCTGCCACACCCATTTTTTGCGGTGACCGACAAGGACGGGAAGTTCGAGATCGCGGGACTGCCGCCGGGTACATACACCCTAGCCGCTGTTCACGAGCGCCTTGGTGAGCAGGAACAGCAGATCACAGTTGCGCCGAAAAAGGACGCAATTGCAGAGTTCAGCTTTTCTGAATCGGGCAGCTAGGCTGGAGCATCTTTCAGTTGGACTATTACAACCAGGTACATGGTGTCGCTGTGGGGCGACGGCCATGTAGGTACCGAGGCGGGCAGCAATTCCCTTCCCGCAGACGTCGCATAAATGTAAGCAATCTATTGCAAGCTGCCCTTGCGCGAACTAAGGAGTTTCTTACGAAATCCTTGACGACCCCGTTCAACGCTGCGCACCACCGTTTTGCGTGGTTTACGGCATTCATGACCTTTTTGCTGATTGCGGCAGGCGCGCTGGTAACAAGCAACGATGCAGGACTCTCCGTGCCGGATTGGCCGACTTCGTTCGGCTCACTCTACCGCATTCCCCCGATGGTCGGGGGAGTCAAGTTTGAGCACGGACATAGAATGATCGCCCAGTTCATCGGGTTGCTAACGATCATTCTCGCGGTCTGGACACAGAAGGTTGACCGGCGCCGGTGGATGCGTGCCTTGGGTTGGGCAGCGCTCGGAACCGTCATCGCGCAGGGCGTCCTGGGTGGGATCACAGTCTTGTTCTACTTGCCGCCGGCTGTTTCGACAGCGCACGCAACCCTGGCGCAGACATTCTTTTGCATCTTAGTATGCATGGCTCTGTTCACCGGACGCCGCTGGGTGGAAGCCGAACCGCGGACAATCGTGAGTTCTGAACGCCCGACTTTGAATATTCTAGCGACTTTGTCTGTCGCCGCAGTGTACGTGCAGTTGATCCTGGGCGCGGCGTTTCGGCACAACGGCATGAAGTTGGTGCCGCACCTGGTGAGCGCCTGCATTGTGACGATCCTGTTGCTGTGGACCGTAGTCCGCGTCCTGTCGCGTCACTCGGAAATCGAGCAGCTTCGACGGCCGGCGCTGGCGGTGCTTTTCCTGCTGGTGTCGCAGATATCGCTTGGTTTCGGCGCCTATCTTACTCGCGTCGAGTGGAACAAAGATGCGCCGCAGCCACTGGAGAGCATGGTCGCTACGACGGTAGCCCATGTTGCCATTGGTGCGCTGCTATTGGCCACAAGCGTGGTGCTTGCCGTACAGGCACGGCGTCACATGGCCGCGAAGCATGAGGAGACCGTGAGAACGACACCGAAGGCCGTGATCGCATGAGCAGCGTGACACAAACAATAGCGACACCCTCGAGTGCCCAAACCGTACGCCGTGGCGGAACCGCAAGGCTGGCGCGCGATTACTCGGAGTTAATCAAGGCACGCGTAACGACGCTGATTATCGTGACTGCGTGGTGCGGTTGTTACTTCGCCGCATTGAAGTCAGACGTGGCGTCGCTGAGTTGGACCTTGTTGCACGCACTGCTCGGGATTGGACTGGTCTCTGCCGGGACGGCCGCGATGAACGAGGTGCTGGAGCGGGACCTCGACGCGCTGATGCGCCGCACCGCAAGGCGTCCGCTGGTGACGCACAGCATGAGCGTGGCACATGCCAGCATCGCTTCCCTGCTGATGATTCTCGGCGGTTCGATGTACCTGGCGATTGCAACGAATCTGCTTACGGCATCGCTTACATTTGCGACGTCTGTCGTCTACCTGGCTGCCTACACGCCCTTGAAGAAAGTTGCGCCTATTTGTACATTCGTCGGCGCCTTCCCCGGCGCGATGCCTCCCCTACTGGGATGGACGGCGATTCGCGGGCGACTGGATTGGGAAGCCGTTGTACTGTTCGCAATCGTGTTCTTCTGGCAGTTCCCGCACTTCCACTCCATCGCACTGCTCTATCGCGAAGACTACGAGCGAGCCGGGATACGAATGCTTCCCGTCGTGGAGAAGGACGGACGTTCTACGGCGCGCGACATCCTGCTGTATTCGGTGGCATTGATTCCTGCGACGCTCGCTCCCACGCTTCTAGGAATGGCAGGCAAGGTGTATTTCGCCGGAGCGCTTTTGCTGGGCATGGTTCTGTTCCGCTTCAGCCTGCGCATCTGGCAGGCGAAACTCGCACCCTCCGACCCATCGTCGAAAGTGCAGGCGCGGCAACTGCTCCAGGCGACGGTGTTTTATTTACCTCTTTTGTTCGCGTTGATGATGATCGACGGTGCGGCTTAAGGTGCATTGCGCTCGATAGCTACTGTGCAGGTTTCATGCTTGTTTCCAGAGTTCAAACATCGAATTGTGATTAAAGTAGAATTGCCTGTGATTTCCAGAATGCCAGCCTTCTCCGCGCCGCAATCATCGTCCGAGGCCGTATCTACAGGCCCGAGACCATCCGCGGTCATACAGGTTCAGGACCTTCGCCACAATTACGAGAATCGCACCGCGCTGGACGGCGTCTCGTTCGACGTCCGTCATGCGGAGATATTCGGCTTGCTGGGTCCGAATGGCAGCGGCAAAACAACGATGTTCCGCATTCTCTCGACTCTGATGCTGCCGACCGGCGGGCGCGCCATCATTCAGGGACACGATGTCGCGGCAGATCCGACGGGCGTGCGCCGTGAGATAGGAGTGGTGTTCCAGGCGCAGAGCATCGACGTGAAGCTTTCGGCAGAAGAGAACCTGACGCACATCGGCCATCTATATGGATTGCGCGGAAATGCCCTTCGCCATCGCGTGGGCGAGATGCTGGGCCGCGTCGGGCTTCTGGATCGCGCGAAGGAACGCGCTGAGACTTTTTCCGGAGGCATGCAGCGCCGCCTGGAACTGGCGAAAGGTCTGCTGCACCATCCATCTGTGCTGCTGCTCGATGAGCCTACTACTGGACTCGATCCGGGTGCGCGTCGCGACCTCTGGCAATATCTCAACATTCTGCGCGAACAGGAACACGTGACCGTGCTGGTCACGACTCACCTGATGGAAGAGGCCGAGCGGTGCGATCGACTGGCCATCCTGAGCCAGGGAAAGCTGGTTGGGATGGGCACTCCTGCCGAACTGAAGAGCGAGATTGGCGGCGACGTGATTGTGCTGGAAGCACGCGAACCAGAAGCACTGGCTCAACGCATCCAGGCGCGCTATGGAATCCCCGCGACGGTGGTGGGCGACAAGATTCGCATTGAGCGCGAAGGCGGGCATCGCTTCGTCACCGACGTGGTGGAGGCTTTCCCCGGCGAGATTGACGCAGTCTCAATCAGCAAGCCAACGCTGGAAGACGTATTCATCCATCGCACAGGACATCGCTTCTGGACAGAAGAAGATCAGCAGGATGACGCTGATACTACCGGACGCCGCAAAGCAAAGAAGCACTGAGGAAACCGATTTGGCAACGCAAACTGCAGCTCTCACAGCGCCCACAGTTGAAGGCGCGACGTTCAGCCTGACGCCGGTGCTATCACTCTGGTCCCGCGAAGTTGTGCGCTTCTATCGTCAGAAGAGCCGCGTTATTGGCATCATCGCGTCACCAGTGCTGTTCTGGATCGTCATGGGCTCCGGGTTCGGTACATCCTTTCGAAACCAGGGTGCCGCGACGAACCAGCACTACATGGCCTTCTTTTTCCCCGGCGCACTAATCATGATCGTGCTGTTTACCGCGATCTTCACGATGATGTCCGTAATCGAAGATCGCAACGAGGGCTTTCTGAAATCGGTGATGGTCGCGCCGGTGCACCGCTCCGTCATCGTGCTGGGCAAGATTCTGGGCGGGACAACATTGGCCACAATTCAGGGGCTGATCTTCCTCATATTCGCTCCATTCATGGGCGTGCATTTTGGAGTTGAGCAGTCGTTGCTGATTGCGCTGACGATCTTTCTGGTTGCGTTCTCGCTGACGGCTCTTGGCTTCGCCATCGCATGGCCAATGGATTCCACACAGGGTTTCCACGCCATCATCAACCTTTTCCTGATTCCGTTATGGCTGCTCTCGGGGTCGCTGTTCCCGCTGAGTGGCGCATCGTTTTGGGTCAGGATCGTCATGCGCATCAACCCGCTGACGTACGGGACGGAGGCACTGCGCGCCCTGCTGTTCCCAGCCTCGGCATCGCCGGATTTCCCGGTTGACTTCTGCCTCGCGATCCTCGGCGTGTTTACGGCAATTATGTTCACACTGGCGTTTGCTGTGGCGAATCGGCGCACGACGAAGCCTGCGGCCTAAGAATTAAGCGCGCCCTCACACGGGATAGCGCGCGAACTCAAATCATGTCCGACGCACTCGCAATTTTCCCAGCACTGAACGCCGTCCTGAACGGCACGAGCGCCGTCCTTTTGCTCGTCGGACACCAGTTCATCCGGCGCGGCAATATGGGCGCGCACCGCCGGACGATGGTCACCGCGCTGGTCACGTCTTCCCTTTTCCTCGTCTCCTACCTCTACTACCACGCGCAGGTCGGGTCGGTTCGCTTTCAGGGGCAGGGATGGTCGCGGCCGGTTTACTTCACGATCCTGCTGACCCACACAGTGCTGGCTGCGGCCATTGTGCCAATGGTGCTGGTGACGCTCGCCCGCGCCCTGAGGGCACGCTACGCTCTGCACCGCGCGATTGCCCGGTGGACCTATCCGGTCTGGATGTATGTCTCTGTAACGGGCGTAGTGATTTATTTCATGCTCTACCACTTGTTCGCCGCCTGAGGGGGGCGCGGAACTCACCTTCCTGCTTATCACTCGCGCATGTGATCCCAATCACGGGCAATTTGAGGTAATATGCGCGACAACACCGGGGTGAGGCAGGACTGCACTCAGGTCCTGGAATGGCATGAGCCCAGAGCCAAGCCGCGTTCCACACATCAGCCAGACCGACGACAAACCCGGCCCAGAGCCTGTGACCAACTTTCACACGGCTCCCGCCATACCGGCGAGGAAGGGCCTCTCTCGTGCCGCTCGCATGGCTTGGGCTGCACTGGTCCTCGTAATCGCGCTTGGTTCGGTATTCTTCTGGCGGGGAGGATGGGGCGCATTTCAGGATCCCGATCAGCAGATTTCGCGATACATCCGCGACGATGCGCATCCCCGTATGCAGGAGAGTGCCGTACGCAGGATTGGC encodes:
- a CDS encoding isocitrate/isopropylmalate dehydrogenase family protein, whose protein sequence is MTHKVTLIPGDGIGPEVTRAAVRILEATGVKFEWESYQAGAEAFEKYGEYLPHQLLESVERTRVALKGPVSTPIGGGFSSINVQLRKHFELFANFRPIRNLPNVPTRYPGVDLIIVRENTEGLYSGIEHEVVPGVVESLKIITEKASTRIAKWAFAYARARGRKKIHAIHKANIMKLSDGLFIRCSRNVSKDYPEITYGEHIVDNTCMQLVTNPYQYDMLLLENLYGDIISDLCAAFVGGLGLVPGANIGHECAIFEAVHGSAPDIAGRDIANPTAILRSGVLMLRHLGEQDAADKIRHGLEVVYGEKTHITRDMGGIAGTSEFADAIIAAMETFVPTTDRQEQEV
- a CDS encoding DUF420 domain-containing protein, with product MSDALAIFPALNAVLNGTSAVLLLVGHQFIRRGNMGAHRRTMVTALVTSSLFLVSYLYYHAQVGSVRFQGQGWSRPVYFTILLTHTVLAAAIVPMVLVTLARALRARYALHRAIARWTYPVWMYVSVTGVVIYFMLYHLFAA
- the cyoE gene encoding heme o synthase codes for the protein MSSVTQTIATPSSAQTVRRGGTARLARDYSELIKARVTTLIIVTAWCGCYFAALKSDVASLSWTLLHALLGIGLVSAGTAAMNEVLERDLDALMRRTARRPLVTHSMSVAHASIASLLMILGGSMYLAIATNLLTASLTFATSVVYLAAYTPLKKVAPICTFVGAFPGAMPPLLGWTAIRGRLDWEAVVLFAIVFFWQFPHFHSIALLYREDYERAGIRMLPVVEKDGRSTARDILLYSVALIPATLAPTLLGMAGKVYFAGALLLGMVLFRFSLRIWQAKLAPSDPSSKVQARQLLQATVFYLPLLFALMMIDGAA
- the nrdR gene encoding transcriptional regulator NrdR, whose protein sequence is MKCPFCGFENDKVVDSRESKEGESIRRRRECLKCEKRFTTYERIDEIPYMVVKKDGRREKFDRQKVLNGLLRACEKRPVSIGKLEQIVNEAEAFVIDSAERERKTSEVGELIMNRLKNIDKVAYVRFASVYLDFKDVQEFMSELQDLLKSKEGRDAAARLAGPVKAKAGH
- a CDS encoding ABC transporter permease; protein product: MATQTAALTAPTVEGATFSLTPVLSLWSREVVRFYRQKSRVIGIIASPVLFWIVMGSGFGTSFRNQGAATNQHYMAFFFPGALIMIVLFTAIFTMMSVIEDRNEGFLKSVMVAPVHRSVIVLGKILGGTTLATIQGLIFLIFAPFMGVHFGVEQSLLIALTIFLVAFSLTALGFAIAWPMDSTQGFHAIINLFLIPLWLLSGSLFPLSGASFWVRIVMRINPLTYGTEALRALLFPASASPDFPVDFCLAILGVFTAIMFTLAFAVANRRTTKPAA
- a CDS encoding ATP-binding cassette domain-containing protein: MPAFSAPQSSSEAVSTGPRPSAVIQVQDLRHNYENRTALDGVSFDVRHAEIFGLLGPNGSGKTTMFRILSTLMLPTGGRAIIQGHDVAADPTGVRREIGVVFQAQSIDVKLSAEENLTHIGHLYGLRGNALRHRVGEMLGRVGLLDRAKERAETFSGGMQRRLELAKGLLHHPSVLLLDEPTTGLDPGARRDLWQYLNILREQEHVTVLVTTHLMEEAERCDRLAILSQGKLVGMGTPAELKSEIGGDVIVLEAREPEALAQRIQARYGIPATVVGDKIRIEREGGHRFVTDVVEAFPGEIDAVSISKPTLEDVFIHRTGHRFWTEEDQQDDADTTGRRKAKKH
- a CDS encoding COX15/CtaA family protein: MTTPFNAAHHRFAWFTAFMTFLLIAAGALVTSNDAGLSVPDWPTSFGSLYRIPPMVGGVKFEHGHRMIAQFIGLLTIILAVWTQKVDRRRWMRALGWAALGTVIAQGVLGGITVLFYLPPAVSTAHATLAQTFFCILVCMALFTGRRWVEAEPRTIVSSERPTLNILATLSVAAVYVQLILGAAFRHNGMKLVPHLVSACIVTILLLWTVVRVLSRHSEIEQLRRPALAVLFLLVSQISLGFGAYLTRVEWNKDAPQPLESMVATTVAHVAIGALLLATSVVLAVQARRHMAAKHEETVRTTPKAVIA
- a CDS encoding carboxypeptidase regulatory-like domain-containing protein produces the protein MRFTPVAMLCASVLVFAAGCSNNGQQASQQQQTKAEAPAMKIDPATAATLRGVVKFAGSPKATAIDMSMDPACGAKAQQSESVVVDNGKLANTLVYVKAGLGNYTFETPKAEAIIDQSGCRYHPHVLAVMVNQPVTILNSDNAMHNVHPTPKQNGNKEWNRSQGPKAEPLRTSFSASEIMLPLKCNQHPWMRMYISVLPHPFFAVTDKDGKFEIAGLPPGTYTLAAVHERLGEQEQQITVAPKKDAIAEFSFSESGS